In Nostoc piscinale CENA21, the genomic stretch CTAAGGAAGTTGGTACAGAAGTTGGTGATGAACTACTGCTAGTACCAGTACCTGTTGTGCCAGTACCTGTTGTACCAGTACCTGTTGTGCCAGTACCTGTTGTGCCAGTACCTGTTGTACCTGTTGTACCAGTACCTGTTGTACCAGTACCTGTTGTACTAGGTAGATTCACAAAAGCTTCACTACCACCATTAGCAAAAGCTTGAACGTGGAAACCAGCACGTAAGGAACGATTGTTCATGCTGTTCAAAACATCTTGCAGCGTTTTATCTGATTTCAAATCAAACAGGACACTGACATACTCTCCTGGGTCTACACCATTCTTTGCTACACCTCCTTGAGATTTAGCTTCTACACCAAAATCTGCCGAAAAGTTAACATTATTTCCTCCTGGGAGATTGAGGTTACCAGTACTTTGCTCAAACTTGACACCAGAACCACTACTAGTAATTCCATTAGTAGTTGCTAAACCTTTAAAAAGGTCTGTCCAAGATTTCGAGTAATCAAAGTAAATTTGAGTAATCGAAGATGCTGCTCCTCCCACTGGATTACTAAACTTAAACAAAACCTGAGAAGCAGAGAGTGCAGTACCAGTATCGTTGCCACTAGCGTTGGTGACATCTAAAAACAACTGTGACTCACCAGCAGTCTCATTTACAAGGCTGTTATGAGTAATGTTATCAAATTTGAATGTAACAGCTTGTGCTGGGGTAGCTATTAACCATGATGTACATGTAACACCAGCAGCCAGGACAGAATAGCTGACTAAAGAAGAACATTTTCTATTCATTATTCATTGCAACCTTCACTAGTAATGTCAAAAAAATTCACAGTTTCTGTCATACTGTAGGCATCACAATAAATAGTTGTCAATTTAAAATAAGCGTTTTTATCTATGTTTTAATAATAATTCTTTCTACATATTTATTTAGTGAATTTATTTGTAAGTCCAGATAATTGCTGATGACATAAAATGAAGAAAACGCAGGCATAGTTTTATTCACTTTTCTATATTCTTTATTTATTCTAATGTCTATAGAATAAATACGGAATTATTTGAGAGTTGTTAAAATTTTAAAGATGTTTAATCTTAATCAAAATTTTATAAAAAATAGCCCAAAACTTAGTATATTCTGGGCAAATAATGAAAATATATCTGGTTGAAAATGATTATAAAATCGTTTAAAAGTATTGTCAAAGGTATCCTGAGAAAACTGGCAAATAATGATTATCCAGTTTTGAATAACAGTTGTTTATTGGAGTGTTGGCTATCTTAATGTGCTGGATAACGGCTTAACAAGTATGAAATATTTTTTTTGAAAATTGAATAATATGAAAATACGAAACTTCGGTAGATACTTCGACTTTATTCAAAGTTAATTTATATCAGAAGTTAAAAGTAATTTAAAGAAATTTATCAAAAACTAAATGAGTGAATTTATTGGATTAAAATTTATTAGAAAATTATTCCCAAAAAAAGAAATATTTTGTTTTCAAGATTTAAAACAATTGGAAACTAGATTTTCAAAAATCAACTGAATTAATAAAAATTGGCTCATCTGATTATGCTCCTGTACATATAAATAAAGAATTTTCCCTAGGATGCTGCTCGACGTACCCAGCCATTAATCATAAAGCGACTATCGGGAAATGCCTTAGATGAAAACTTCACAGGTAGAACTTCGTGCATATATCGATTGAAGAAAAAGACAATACTGTTATTGCACGGTTCGATAATTTTAAAGGATTCTGCTTTGACATAAAAGTTATTTTCTACTTTACTGTCATATATTAATAATTCTCCTCCAGAAAACTGCTTAGGTTCTCGATTGAAGTAAGAAACATAGGTTAGTTCTCTGGTAGCAGTATCCGAACTACCATTATCATTATGAATTTTGTAATAATTGCCATCATTATGTGCTGTGAGTTGGCTTTCAATTTGGTCTACTATGAAGGGTGTCATTCCCAATTTGCTCATAACATCAGGCATAATTTCCTGAATTTTATTGACAATTAGTTCAGAAAACTCTGGAAATGCGTACAGAACCATTGAGCGACGATAGTTTTTATCATTAGTCGAAGTACTAGTAGAAACAAACTTTGACTTGTTAGCTAGTACATACTTAATAAGTCTTTTATGCTCACTAGGTGAGAAAAAATTATCTATTTGTACATAATTAGAATTCAAAATATCATTGGTTACAGGTTGGACATTTTCAGTCTGCTGTATCCAAAAAGGTGGTTCTGTAACTAACCCAACAAGATGGTCACTAGCAAAGCATAAAGCAGAATGCCCTTCATTAATAGGTACTTGAAATAAACCTTGACTGGCTGCTTCTTGTTTATAAGCACGAGCGACAACAGTGGTTAACAGGCTATGTAATATAGGGTCATCTGGATTTAAATAAACTGTATACTGATGTCCTCCTGTTAAAAGAAGCTGAACTTTGACTTTTGTTGGTTCTAGTTGCTGGGAATTTGTTGACATGAATAATTGTGCCAGGGATAGTGATCGCCGATAAATTTGGTAACAAGAAAAGTAATGTAAGTTTTCCTAAAACTTGAGTTACTTTCTATATCAAGTACCAAAATAAAAATATTTATTAATTATTGGTTCTAGCATGTCATTGAGCATCCTGTCATTCAGGAAATACCACAGTAATAGCCATATAGAAAAATTAAAGCCGTAGTTTCCTTAACCACGGCATTCATGTCATATATTCAAAATTTATTGTCGGTATTTACCGAGAGTCAACAGCGTATGCAATCAATTGGCTAAGACGTAAACGCAAGGTTTCTAAACCTAAACGTTCGCTTGCCGAAATGAACACAGCTAGGGGAAATTCTTCTCTAGCTAAGGCTAATGTCTCGCTGTCTACTTGATCAATTTTGTTAAAGGCAACCAACGCTGGGCCGGGAGTCACAGGCATAGCTGCGAGGATTTCTCGTACTGAGCGAATGTGACTTAACCAAGCAGGATGAGACAAATCCACTAAATGTAATAACGCATCCGCTTCTGTGACTTCTTCTAAGGTTGCACGAAAGGCATCCATCAAGGATGCAGGTAGTTCGTGAATGAACCCTACAGTATCTGTAATCAGAATTTCTTGAGGTTCATTGGTGTCTGCATGGGGAATGACCAAGCGACGTGTGGTCGGGTCAAGGGTAGCAAATAGCTGGTCAGCAGTATAAACTTCCGCGTTAGTCAGAGCATTGAGTAAGGTAGATTTACCTGCGTTAGTATAACCAACCAAAGCCACTGAAGGCACTTCTCGATGTTGCCGTCGTTGCCGTAAGCGCGAACGATGGGCTTGCAACTGGTTGACTTCTTGTTGCAGTCGAGAAATTCGCCGTTGAATTGCCCGACGTTCTGTTTCTAGTTTAGTTTCACCAGGGCCACGAGTCCCAATACCACCACCTAACCGCGACATTGCCTGACCTCTTCCAGTTAGTCGCGGCAGCATATATTCTAGCTGTGCTAGTTCTACTTGCAATTTACCAGCGCGGGATTGAGCGCGTTGAGCAAAGATATCTAAAATTACTTCTGTGCGGTCAACTACCCGAATTCCAATTTGCGCTTCTAAGTTGCGGACTTGGGCTGGTGAAAGGTCGCGGTCGAAGACGACGAGATTACATCCGAGAGTTTGGGCTGTTAAGGCGACTTCTTGCACCTTACCTTCTCCGATGACTGTTTGGGGATGAATGCGCGATCGCTTTTGTTGTACTGTCTGTAGTACATCACCGCCAGCAGTATCTACCAGTCGTCCTAATTCGGCTAGGGTGTCGTGGAATTGTTGCAGAGTTAATTCATCGGTCATCACTCCCACAATTAACACGCGGTCATGATCAGCATCTACTTCCTGAGCGACAAATTCCCGCCGGAATTCTGCTTCTAGTCCTTCCACCAAATCGATGAAATCCTGTTCTGCCAGCATATCCAAGCTCATTGGTGGGGAAATGCTGGAGTAGGTTGCTGAGTTTTGCGTACTGCGTTCTGAGTTTGGGACTGTTACTAGTTGTTTCGTATCAGATACTAAATGAGCTAAATAAGCTTCTTTGACATAGCCTGTAGCGCCACCACCACGCTTGGTAAATCCTGTGCCTGTGATATTCAACATTACCAGCGCATCTAACCGTTGCATTGCCATAGCAGTCAGCGCCACCTCATTGGGCGGTTCTGATTTGAGATGGGTAGCAATACAGCGAATACCGCTTAAACGTTCTGCACCGTAACGGGGCAGTTCTAGCGGTGGAATTTGCGTCTGACGCGGTGTGCCTACCCCAACACGAATCACTTGACCGCGACGGTTGAGATAGGCACACACAGGTTGATTGATTTCTGTGCTAATAGCAGCCAGACGCTGAGAAAATTCAGGCGTTGTGATGCGATCGCCTGGTATACGCTGGTGGTACAGCCGCTGTAGTTGTTTCAGCTGGCTGGACTTTAAACCTTGGAGATTTCCGAAGATAGTCTCTATAGGCGTTTATGACCAGTTAACTGGCCCTCCGAATCCGTCTATTGTCTATTTTACAACAGTTGCTAGGGTGTAAGCTCTGTCTTCTGGGAGGTGCGTGGCTGAGTGGGAGCGATCGCTACATCATAGACAATAAGCAAATTTCGACTCTCTTGTTCTTATAAAACAGAAGTTGAGGTGAAAATCTTCCGCCAGTGACTAACTACTATTTGCAATTCTTTCGATAACCAGCTATCAAATTGCGGATACACAGGTAAGCGTGGTACTAATTCCCATCTGGCAGGTTGTAAAATTTCTTTCAACTCTTGTTCCTGAATATGTGGATAATCGGGATTCACTTCATCTATCGGCCCTATCCCGCCTAAATCTCTCGCTCCTGCTTCAATACAAGCAAGTAACCATTGCTCATCTTTAACTAAATTTGGCGGAATTTGAATTGTAATTTCTGCTGGTAGAATTTGACGTGCTTTGCTAATAACTGCTGGTAATTGATGGGGGTCAAATGGTGGTGCGTCAAATTTTTGCTGATTTCCCGGACTGTGGGGTTGCAAAATCACTTCTTGAATGTGATGGTAGCTTTGATGAATATGAGATATGGCTTCTACAGTTTCCCAGCAATCATCTGCGGTTTCGCCAATTCCTAAAAGTAAACCCGTGGTGAAGGGAATTTGCAATTCTCCTGACCATTGTAATTGTTGCAGTCTCAGTTCTGGAACTTTACTGGGTGCTTGGCGATGTACAGTCTTCAACAATGCTGGTGTTAACTGTTCTAACATCAAACCCATTGAAACGTTTACATTTTTTAACTTTTGCATTTCTGCAAAACTCAGTGGGCCTGCATTGGTGTGCGGTAAAAAGCCCATCGCCAATGCTAATGCACATAAATCATAAATTCGCTGAAACCATGTCTGACGCTGTGGTGAATTGGGATGTACTTCGCCACTAAGAATCAGAATTTCACAAACTTTCTCATTTTTAAGTCGTTTTAAGATTTCTGCTGCTGCTGATAGCGTCAGCCAAGGACTCTCGCCGGGGTTGGTACGAAAATTGCAGTAAGTACAGCGATTGAAGCAATCATAGGTTGGAACGATTGTGTAAGCTGGGCTGTAGGTAACAATGGCAGAATTAGCATCGGTCATAAAATAGAATTTCTTCAAGAATTGTAAACGTATCAATTTACTGCGAAACCCTGACTTTAACTAGGTATCAGAGCTTTCCACAGGGTGAGTTAAAAATTTTTCCTCAGAATACTTTACAAACCGCAACAATCTTGATTAAGATATGTAACAACAGGTGAAAACACCTGAAACATACATAACAAAGCAATCATAAAGACATGACAGCAACCTTACAACAGCGCCGTAGCGCCAACGTATGGGAGCAGTTCTGCAACTGGATCACCAGCACCAACAACCGCCTATATATTGGCTGGTTCGGCGTATTAATGATCCCAACCTTGCTAGCTGCAACCACCTGCTTCGTAATCGCCTTCATCGCAGCACCTCCAGTAGACATCGATGGTATCCGTGAACCAGTAGCTGGTTCCTTACTCTACGGAAACAACATCATCTCCGGTGCAGTTGTTCCTTCCTCCAACGCAATTGGATTACACTTCTACCCAATTTGGGAAGCAGCATCTCTTGATGAGTGGTTGTACAACGGTGGCCCTTACCAACTAGTAATATTCCACTTCCTGATTGGCGTATTCTGCTACTTAGGACGTGAGTGGGAAT encodes the following:
- the hflX gene encoding GTPase HflX, with product METIFGNLQGLKSSQLKQLQRLYHQRIPGDRITTPEFSQRLAAISTEINQPVCAYLNRRGQVIRVGVGTPRQTQIPPLELPRYGAERLSGIRCIATHLKSEPPNEVALTAMAMQRLDALVMLNITGTGFTKRGGGATGYVKEAYLAHLVSDTKQLVTVPNSERSTQNSATYSSISPPMSLDMLAEQDFIDLVEGLEAEFRREFVAQEVDADHDRVLIVGVMTDELTLQQFHDTLAELGRLVDTAGGDVLQTVQQKRSRIHPQTVIGEGKVQEVALTAQTLGCNLVVFDRDLSPAQVRNLEAQIGIRVVDRTEVILDIFAQRAQSRAGKLQVELAQLEYMLPRLTGRGQAMSRLGGGIGTRGPGETKLETERRAIQRRISRLQQEVNQLQAHRSRLRQRRQHREVPSVALVGYTNAGKSTLLNALTNAEVYTADQLFATLDPTTRRLVIPHADTNEPQEILITDTVGFIHELPASLMDAFRATLEEVTEADALLHLVDLSHPAWLSHIRSVREILAAMPVTPGPALVAFNKIDQVDSETLALAREEFPLAVFISASERLGLETLRLRLSQLIAYAVDSR
- the cofG gene encoding 7,8-didemethyl-8-hydroxy-5-deazariboflavin synthase subunit CofG, with product MTDANSAIVTYSPAYTIVPTYDCFNRCTYCNFRTNPGESPWLTLSAAAEILKRLKNEKVCEILILSGEVHPNSPQRQTWFQRIYDLCALALAMGFLPHTNAGPLSFAEMQKLKNVNVSMGLMLEQLTPALLKTVHRQAPSKVPELRLQQLQWSGELQIPFTTGLLLGIGETADDCWETVEAISHIHQSYHHIQEVILQPHSPGNQQKFDAPPFDPHQLPAVISKARQILPAEITIQIPPNLVKDEQWLLACIEAGARDLGGIGPIDEVNPDYPHIQEQELKEILQPARWELVPRLPVYPQFDSWLSKELQIVVSHWRKIFTSTSVL
- a CDS encoding 2OG-Fe(II) oxygenase, producing MSTNSQQLEPTKVKVQLLLTGGHQYTVYLNPDDPILHSLLTTVVARAYKQEAASQGLFQVPINEGHSALCFASDHLVGLVTEPPFWIQQTENVQPVTNDILNSNYVQIDNFFSPSEHKRLIKYVLANKSKFVSTSTSTNDKNYRRSMVLYAFPEFSELIVNKIQEIMPDVMSKLGMTPFIVDQIESQLTAHNDGNYYKIHNDNGSSDTATRELTYVSYFNREPKQFSGGELLIYDSKVENNFYVKAESFKIIEPCNNSIVFFFNRYMHEVLPVKFSSKAFPDSRFMINGWVRRAAS